A window of the Bombina bombina isolate aBomBom1 chromosome 3, aBomBom1.pri, whole genome shotgun sequence genome harbors these coding sequences:
- the LOC128652425 gene encoding tigger transposable element-derived protein 4-like yields MAPRKCNTLTLAMKVKVIEAYTKDKLSVKQCVEKFKCGKTQIYEAIKNKEKIMEEWLAGNGEVKRKAKATGNEDLNKLLWEWFVAARSKNVPISGPILQTQALALAKELGKTDFKASNGWLKSFKRRHCIVWNEICGEAKDVDQETVSQWEEKLKMLKESYATKDIYNSDETGLFFRLLSSKTLAVKREKCTGGKLSKERLTVFLCGNMDGRLEKPLVIGKAAKPRCFKNIDTTQLPVIWRANKKAWMTAELMSEGLKIFDRKMKREGHKVILFLDNATCHPHLKLSNVKLAWFPANTTSVTQPMDQGVIYTMKTHYRKLLLQSLVANISTTQNVHQLAKNDNEELPEIIQVTVEENNDIRSLFQQGGLVDSEIDRYIDIDKELATESTFTNAVELIDQQQDSDENMDDDQSAETTEIPSEPAIKSYQDALEKVHQLQEFALFNNCPELLEPITSTRHLIEKRITNAPRKQATLLALWGQENQ; encoded by the exons ATGGCTCCTAGAAAGTGCAACACTCTTACTCTTGCTATGAAAGTTAAAGTGATTGAGGCCTACACAAAAGATaagttgtctgtaaaacaatgtgTTGAGAAATTTAAGTGTGGCAAAACACAAATTtatgaagctatcaaaaataaagagaaaatcatggaAGAATGGTTAGCTGGCAATGGCGAAGTGAAGAGGAAAGCGAAGGCAACTGGAAATGAAGATTTAAACAAGCTCCTGTGGGAATGGTTTGTAGCCGCACGCTCTAAAAATGTACCAATTTCTGGTCCTATACTACAAACACAAGCCCTCGCACTAGCCAAAGAATTAGGCAAAACAGATTTTAAGGCATCTAATGGCTGGTTGAAAAGTTTTAAAAGGAGGCATTGCATTGTATGGAATGAAATATGTGGAGAAGCAAAGGATGTAGATCAAGAAACTGTTAGCCAATGGGAAGAAAAGCTCAAAATGCTTAAGGAATCATACGCTACAAAAGATATCTACAATAGCGATGAAACTGGCCTATTCTTTAGGTTGCTATCTTCAAAAACTCTGGCTGTTAAACGTGAAAAATGCACAGGAGGAAAGTTATCGAAGGAAAGATTGACGGTGTTCCTCTGTGGAAACATGGATGGGAGATTggagaagcctcttgtgattggtaaggCAGCAAAGCCACGTTGCTTCAAAAACATAGACACTACACAGCTTCCCGTTATTTGGCGTGCAAATAAAAAAGCCTGGATGACAGCAGAACTAATGTCTGAAGGGCTCAAGATTTTTGACAGAAAAATGAAGAGAGAAGGTCATAAAGTCATCCTGTTTTTGGATAACGCTACCTGCCATCCACATCTGAAACTTAGCAATGTAAAATTAGCCTGGTTCCCTGCAAACACAACAAGCGTAACACAGCCAATGGACCAAGGTGTTATCTACACGATGAAGACACACTATAGAAAATTATTGCTACAGTCCTTGGTTGCAAACATTTCTACCACACAAAATGTACACCAGCTTGCCAA GAACGATAATGAAGAATTGCCAGAAATAATACAGGTGACTGTAGAAGAAAACAATGATATTCGTTCATTATTCCAGCAAGGAGGTCTTGTTGACAGTGAAATAGACCGTTACATTGACATAGACAAAGAACTTGCGACGGAAAGCACATTTACAAATGCTGTGGAACTTATAGATCAACAACAAGATAGTGATGAGAACATGGATGACGATCAAAGTGCTGAAACCACAGAAATTCCCAGTGAGCCAGCAATCAAAAGCTACCAAGATGCTCTAGAGAAAGTTCACCAGTTGCAAGAGTTTGCATTATTTAATAACTGCCCGGAGCTTCTAGAACCAATAACATCCACTagacatttaattgaaaaaaggaTAACCAATGCCCCAAGAAAACAAGCAACATTATTGGCACTGTGGGGACAAGAAAACCAATAA